cttttttttaaggaGGTGATTCGACTGAGATTGTTCCTCCCATTGTTTGCATTCTTCCTACTGTTTGCATATCACTGCGCTTCTAACGTGCAAAAAGCATctcaaatttgatttgtctgCTTGAAATCCTGAGCAAACTGTCCATTAAATCTGTACATTTTTAACAATTAAAAGGATCCCAATACACTTCAGTCTCTTTTCCTTTACTGTAAACTGAATAGGTCTTGTATTGTTAAAATGAATCAATCTGCTTAATTATTTCCTCAGTCAGGTGACGAACACCTCCACTGAACTTTTGATCAGTGATACTAACAAGGGGCTCCATAAACTGCAAATGTAACGGCTGACTTTTTCTAAAGATTACAGACAATTGTCGTCTAGGTTAACTCCGGGGGTCATTTGATTTCCTCCCTTTCACTACAGGAGAATGACGTATCGTTTGTAATAAAAGCACCAGTTTAGGTGCTACTTTTAGCCCAAGGTACAAAATACACTTGTAACTTAGTCAATTAAAATAACTGAAATCCACAAGTTGTTGGAATTTTGTTGGTTTATAATACATGACAAAGTCAATCCACAAGGTATTGGAAATGTTCAGTTTATCATGTGTGATCaagttcagttcagttaaagACAAATCAACATCCGGTTCATTGAGCACACTTGGACACATTTTCCCACCTCTGTCCCTCAGAAAGATGTGGTGTTTACTTACCACTGGCATGTTTGTTAATTTAAGTTGAACACCCCTTTCACAAAATCTATATCACCTTGAAATATCTGTACAACATGCATTTCCAATATGAAATGACAAACTGTTTAATGAATTGTCCCTTATGGACTGCATAGATTGCAACTCTCTCTTTTGGAGCCATTTCCTCATTCAGACATGTATAGATATATGCTTGGCCCCTCTGGTTCATAATGAGCCACATCAGTGTAAACTCAGTACTTTTAATGTGAGGTATGAAGGAGTTAAGGCTTTTTTAGACAAGAGGGACAATGAGAAGCATGTCAGTTTTTCCTCATAACACACCAGGCTGTACTGGTGTGCTTTGCTTTGAAGCCCTGGTGTTTCATCAGCACTGGGCCATCTACCTCATCCGTCCAGCACCTTTATACCGCTGCACATGACAGGGCTATTGCCTCACAGCCTGATCAGATGGAGTGCACGATGAGCACGGAGAATGCAGATCCAACCGCCAGTCCCAGAGTGAGGAAGAAGGACATGACCACTCCTGTGGCTTCTGCCAGCTCCCGAGGGACCACCTTTGGGCCATAGATCATTGGTAGAGTGCCTAAGTAGCCATTGGAGAGGCCTAACATGCAATTAAACAGCACAGGAAAAGCATCATGTCTGAATAGAACTGTGTGAATGTTGTCCCTTGGCTGGTAGTTACAGAATATGAGAAGTGGGACCATGATGGTGCgacacagcaccagcaccgGCAGGACTCGGCTGGTGGGGCCTGGGACCTGCAGCCAGGCGGTGGCTTGCCTGCCACAGAAGTCTGCTAGATTGTACAGGAGGAAGCTGGTGAGGGGCACAAAGTAAGTGGTTGTCCAGGGGCTGCCGCTGTCCTTGTTGACAGACTGGATCCCTGAGGATACTGCAGGGAACACCGTTATAGAGATGCAGAAGACGCAGAAGACACTGAAGCCCAGCACCCACGTCTTCCTCAGGATGGGACGCAGTGGGGGGGTTGAGACTCTGCTCACTGTGCCGTCACTTCCATCTTCTGTCATCCCTCCTGCGCTGGTGCATGTTGCTGCCAGCATGTAGTGTCTAGGGGAAAGAAGAAGGATGCAGCATAAATGTGCCAATAACTTTTGAAGAGTGAGATGTCTTTCTGAATTTTATCTGCTCTTAATGTACTGaatcattattttataatatagcTGCACGTGAACAAGATGTATTGAACTAGTCGTCTGACAGTTTAATTATAAGATCTTTATTACTCTGACTCAAGGGGCAGGTCAAACTTAAAAAGAGTTAaatttcattatatttaatacattaggaaaaaaaactgctacTGCTCTTaatcgtagttgtgtttgggaTTTAAACTTTTCTAACCTTTGGCACCATCTAGTGGTAGTATGCAAAATTACACATTGGCTCTTTCTTGACCCCTACTACATAATTCaaaccaagttttgtggaaagcTTTtctgtgtacaaacacacacacataaaaatgaTTGCGacaaaacataatctccttggcagaggtaaccATCTAGAATCTATGATATTCATTATGATGGAAGTAACTTAGACAGGTGTGGTAGGTAGTACTATCTAAATGGGACCAACAATATCCTTGTCTGCTTCTGACCTTGAATATGCCAGTTTTGGCAGCAGCAGATATGTGATGATACAGAGCAGAATGAAGAAGTCAGCTGTCAGGAAATAGGCCAGAGCGCTGTCTGTCACGTCCTTCGTGAGCGCCAGGTCCATTACTGATGCTACTGCACTCAGCGTGCCGCCCATAGCCTGGCCTGAGAACAAAATAATAAGAATCAGCTTATTGTGCAGTTGTTTAAGAACATAACTTAGAAATACCTGCCATAATTACCTCTatgttaaagcaacactatgcaagATTTACCGAGCAACAGCCACACAGGGCGATTTATTCTGTTGGGTTCCATGTTGAAGCGATTCATTGGTTTTCATGTAGAGATTAAACAAAGCCTATCAATGTGTTGAGTGGAGCTCCGCCTGCATTGTctcactcactgaactgaaacaactCCCCGGCTGTAACAAATACATCAAACTCTGTTCATAATTCTTGATATTTTAAAAAGGTTCCTCTGTGAATATGGGAgatgaacacacatgcacgtcctcTTGAGAAACTGCGGAGaatctgcagagttcagtgcatgtctgctGCAATTTGAAGGTAAAAGTTGTATAGTGCTGCTTTGAATCAATTTAAAACTATTAATTGATTGAAAAATAAGTCTAATTTGCTTAATACAAATATGGAAGACACTCAACCTAAAGTTTGAGGCATTAGAGAAGTTTTTTCCACAATAAATATGCataaatatgcaaatgttgaaaacaaggttccaaaaactaaatatttatcCCCCTTTTCCACAAAGGCAGTCCCAGGGCCAGTTCAGAGCCAGTGGCCTGTCTGGAATcagttctttgtgtttccacagcCAAAGAACTCCCTCTCAGCCATTAAAACTGGTTCCAGAGTGGCACCAACTGATCTAGAAGTAAGAACCGCCTCCGGCAGAGGCTTGGCACAGTATTATCATGACTAACAAGATCAACCACAACTTTGATGTGACCACTTGTATAGATCTCACTTCACAGCTCTGGACGCGCATCAACCGGACATTTGCGTTGACGAagaccaaaaatgttgtttttatctagTCTGACTTTACAGAGAATGTATGATGACaccgtgtctgtgtgttggttttcgTCAGCAGGAATGACTGTGCACATCTACGAAAAAAAGATTTGACCCATTTAAGAAAACgtcattatacattttattgggATCAGTGTTGATCCTGTGTATACCCAGTTGAATCAATTTCTGAGGAGGCAGACCATTATATCAGCAAATTTTTACAACAAAAACTCAGCAATCAAGAGATATTCCCGACCTGAATGAGGACAGTACCTGATATAAGAGCCTGAGAGATCCTCATGGGGAAATGTCCACTGATGCCAAACACGCTGCCAGAGAAGAGGTTGGAGGCCCCACTGACGACAGCCACGCTGACTAGAGTCCCGACAAAGAACTCCACCCTGCTGTCTGACACGTCCACCTTCACCAGCACCGTGGTCACCACAAACACCACCAGGATCACGAAGAGAGACGCCAGGATCCGGACATTCGAAGACAACCTACCAGCACAGAAAAACCACAGATGTTCAGGGATTAGGCAGAAATTCATATCAAGATGAGAGGTTTTGTGAAAGATAAGATATGAACTATATTGACTCAGCACAAAGGTGAGATTTGATTATCTACACAAATAATGTTAATgtactctgctgcagagatttgATGAAACATCACGTTATCAACCCCTCAAATGATCTCAAACAAGAACAGACTAATATAACTCCAGACAGAATGTAAAGAAACACAGAAGGAATAATAACAGTGAAACTATGCGAAATGTACCCAATACTATCTGTCATGGTGAACTCAGCAAGACTCAACAAGGgagctgtgagagtgtgtgtgggtgtgtgtgtgtgtgtcaacctGTTAACTAGGATGTAGTTGAGTaccagggacagcacagaagGAACTGTGGAGGCAATGACCAGATAACTTTCAAAGTAGTCCTGTGAACAGAAGAGTTTCTTGAACACACTACTTGAACACAACagcccacacacatacattcaaatATCATCTCAAACAAAGGAgggggaaaagaggagaaggagaaaaaaaatgttgttctcATATTCGCAGTTTCACTCATATaaaggctgttttttttatccaaacattgtattgttttgttttttttacagagaaGCCAATCTTGACTAAAAGTATTTTGGCTGATGTTTACTCAACTATAATAACATAGTGCTAATGTTAATGTTATCAATAAATTATCTCTGCATCCCATCAGGAAGTGGCAGTAGCTGTATTTTACAGATGAAGCGAAACAGAAGCCACATAATAAACCGTGGTAATTAActgtgaagacatttaaatcaatcacttacttcctgcagctgttttctttctgtgacaCATATTGTTGTAGCGGCCATGACATGTAAGTTCACTTTGAGAGGAGAAACTGTTGCATGAACCCACATTGGATCAAGGCAAATTAAGAGTTACCTCTTCTGTGTTTACTATCCTAACTAATAACATTCAGAGGGAGGATACTTTTCTTTGACCATTTCTGACTTTAACTTATTCCCCTTGGATAAGCCTCTGGCATTTCTAACAGTGTGATTGTGTTGGAATGGATGACAAATGTGAAAGGACACAGAGTCCTCACATCTGTCACATGATTCCTGTGTTCACACTTGAACAATAAAACCAATTTGTGTTTAGCTTGACGTCCCGTCCACTCACACTGAGATGTGAACGTTGATCCTCGCTGCTGCTGGGATTAGTGTTGTTACTCAGTTTGTAGAGCCAGTAGTGTTTGGCTGTTATGAAGAAGTTCCAGGGCAGCAGGGAGCCGATACCCATCAGAAAGAAGATTATGTACACAAGACAATAGGAGTCCTCCGGACTGTAGCGCACGGCCAGAGGCACTGACGAAGGTTTGGgcaggagggaggcagagggactCTGGTCCTCGTTGTCCTCGTCCTCAGATGTGTTGTGGTTGCCGAGAGCAGTTGGAACATAGGAGGAGTTGAGACTGGGCTGCACCGGCTCTGGGGCGTCCATTTTTACAGATAGGAGGATACAGGAGACTCGGAAagtaaagaggagagagaacagggaCTTTTGAGGTAGTGAGAAGAACAGGAGGCAAGACAGGAGGTGTTAAACAGAGACCTgggagagagaataaaaaacacacaaaatgaagtAAGAAAATCA
The Platichthys flesus chromosome 12, fPlaFle2.1, whole genome shotgun sequence DNA segment above includes these coding regions:
- the slc29a3 gene encoding equilibrative nucleoside transporter 3 translates to MDAPEPVQPSLNSSYVPTALGNHNTSEDEDNEDQSPSASLLPKPSSVPLAVRYSPEDSYCLVYIIFFLMGIGSLLPWNFFITAKHYWLYKLSNNTNPSSSEDQRSHLSDYFESYLVIASTVPSVLSLVLNYILVNRLSSNVRILASLFVILVVFVVTTVLVKVDVSDSRVEFFVGTLVSVAVVSGASNLFSGSVFGISGHFPMRISQALISGQAMGGTLSAVASVMDLALTKDVTDSALAYFLTADFFILLCIITYLLLPKLAYSRHYMLAATCTSAGGMTEDGSDGTVSRVSTPPLRPILRKTWVLGFSVFCVFCISITVFPAVSSGIQSVNKDSGSPWTTTYFVPLTSFLLYNLADFCGRQATAWLQVPGPTSRVLPVLVLCRTIMVPLLIFCNYQPRDNIHTVLFRHDAFPVLFNCMLGLSNGYLGTLPMIYGPKVVPRELAEATGVVMSFFLTLGLAVGSAFSVLIVHSI